Proteins from one Impatiens glandulifera chromosome 2, dImpGla2.1, whole genome shotgun sequence genomic window:
- the LOC124924770 gene encoding uncharacterized protein At2g29880-like, whose translation MLYGSTSGFGWDPFRKCVIVDKPIWDSYLQSHKNDVVFKDKSYWYFDELAIIFGLDSANGNGVVDCARVEENIGRHEQVGLDLDDNFFDHVSTSVSQPIPKRRSPNGLTPSRKRKTSKDADLVEVLRENTTILVSAFENATKDICSAIIGIKVRKKKENC comes from the exons ATGCTGTATGGTTCAACAAGCGGATTTGGTTGGGATCCTTTTCGAAAATGTGTCATTGTTGATAAACCTATTTGGGACTCCTATTTACAG AGCCACAAGAATGACGTTGTTTTCAAAGACAAATCATATTGGTATTTTGATGAACTTGCCATCATTTTTGGATTGGATAGTGCCAATGGTAATGGCGTTGTGGATTGTGCACGAGTAGAGGAGAACATTGGACGTCATGAGCAGGTGGGCCTTGATCTAGATGACAATTTCTTTGACCACGTTTCAACATCTGTTTCCCAACCCATTCCTAAAAGAAGATCGCCAAATGGATTAACACCTAGTCGGAAGAGAAAAACTTCCAAAGATGCGGACTTGGTAGAGGTCCTTAGGGAGAACACAACAATACTAGTGTCTGCCTTTGAGAATGCAACAAAAGATATATGTTCTGCAATTATCGGCATTAAAGTTCGCAAGAAAAAAGAGAATTGCTGA